In Paramormyrops kingsleyae isolate MSU_618 chromosome 18, PKINGS_0.4, whole genome shotgun sequence, the DNA window GAGAGGTTTCAGCGGCGACAGAGGAAGCCCGGGAGAGAAGGGCGAGCGGGGCGAGCATGGGGAGTGCGCCGTGGCCCCCAAGTCGGCCTTCAGCGCCAAGTTGTCTGAGGCGCGCAGCGCACCGGTGCCTGTAGAGGGCGCCGTTGTGTTCGACGCGCCGCTCTTGAACGAGCAGGGCGACTACAATGTGGAGACGGGCCGCTTCACGTGCCGGGTGCCGGGGGTGTATTATTTCACCGTGCACGCCACTGTGTACCGCGCCAGCCTCCAGTTCGACTTGATGAAGAATGGCCATGTGGTGGCATCCTTCTTCCAGTTCTATGGCAACTGGCCCAAACCGGCCTCGCTATCTGGTGGCTCCCTGCTACACCTGGTGCCCGGCGACCAGGTTTGGGTCCAAATGGCGCTGCAGGAATACAACGGCTTCTATTCCAGCTCTAAGACGGACAGCACCTTCACGGGGTTCCTGGTGTACTCGGACTGGAAGAACTCCGCTGTGTTCGCCGTGTAGGGGGGCGCCACTCGCATGTACGCAACATGCTTGCGCACAGACTGGAAGCGTTTGAAGAAATGTAAACACACACGCTCTCGTTCCCACGACTCGTGCTGTAGGttaggggtctccaactccggtcctggagagctactatccagtaggttttctatcctatccggcttctgatgagccacagtagttctcaggtaaataccaggagcaggtgtggctcattggaagccaagtgggacagaaaacctactggatagtagctctccagggccggagttggtgacccctgctgtaGGTGTTGTATGTGTTTAGCCACTTAGCAAGTGCACAGCTCATTTAGTCAGCCGGACATTTCACTGCAGCGACacttttatgtaaaataaaccACCAAAGGTTCAACAGTGGAGCCACTGGCCTTTTAGTCCTGATTGCAGTTCCTTAACTGCTATAGCAGCTGCTGCCTTTTCATGCAAAAATGAGCATATTTGACAGGTCAGTAAAAAAAACTGGGCGAATGGTATGTGATGAGGGACCAGGTGggagtcacatgacaggaagtCAAAGATCGTCAAGCAGAGCAGTGGTTAAATTCCAGACTGTATCTGACACTTAGATTCCCTTCCAGTCATCCCTAAAACGTTTGGCTCTTACCTGCAGAGTCTCTGCGATGCAAAGGCATGCCATCATTCTCCCCACATCAGTGCTGCTTTGCAGTGTTCTGGAGGCATGCAGGAAATGCGGTCTTAACCGCATGGGCCGGTCCTGCTGTCTGGTGAGATGGTGATCTCACAAGGCACCGATCCATCGGCAGCCGGCCAAAGCTGACCTCATGGCCACAAGGTGTCAGACTCCACCTTTAACTGCCTCCGGGTGGCACAAGGACTTGGACGCCGCCCGCTGGGCATTAAAGGTATAGCACACACGCATACTTGCAAATGTGACGCAGTGCTGTGTACTTTAACAACCTGACAACTTTCCATGCAGCTTATTtatatgcatgtatatgtatacagatgctcctcaacTTTGGATGACTGTATGTTCAGATGAATCGATTGTAGCTTGAGAATATCTTCGAATATGAATATCATATGATACAATGTGATATGAGTGTTTAGTAGATATAATGTGTTTGGGAACATTTGGGTTAGAAAGCCAAAAAGCATTGCATGACACATGGTTCAACATTGTAAGAGATGTTAATGCTTGCAATTAACATCTCTTACACTACAGGCTGGAATTGTAGCTGCGTGGATTCTGCCAGCACCCAGAATCAGTAGAAAGTATCGCAGGGCATATCGTTAGCCAGGAAACAAAACTCAGTCTGATAAACCCTGAATGTGCTTCACTATCATACCATTATTAAGTCTAAACATTAAGTCGAACCATTACAAGGCGAGGAACATCTGTACACACACCCGGTCTGTGAACATATTCTCCACTTAAAATACTCACCAGCTGTTATCCGCAGGTCAGCTATTAAACACAACATATCTTTATACCAGCTATTCTTTCCCTTTAACTCAGACACTGTATTTCTTGTTTTtcctctgtgtttctgtataGCCTAGAGACAGGGCAGCTCATGTCGCTGCCTTAAACCTGAAATTAagcttttacagtttttctgctgGATATACCAATCCTTTGTCAGTGTCTCACAAGTCAATCGAGCACAAAGAGTCGACTCTTCCTAATTAAATCTTTTTCTCTGCTCAGTGTGATGTCTCTAATTGGCCTAAAGGTGACACCTCTGTGGAGATCAGCGCGCTGCTCTTATAGGTCAATTTGTTTCATTTATATGACCTCACATCCTGAAGGGTCTTGGCAAcacatcacttcctgtccagAGCAGTGCAGCTCAGTGCTGGTGAGAGCAGATGCTGTGCCCATTTGGCCTGTGCCTACAGACAGGGTGCCCGCCATTACATCATTGTTCTTTGGCCTGAGCATTGTAGGCTGGTATTTGTACATTTTCTGCCAGGCCTCTCTCTGAGGTCAGTGACGGCAGTCATTTCCCTACGTCAGTGTCTgttcctcggggacccacaggtcctaccaggagctgggagggagcaaaaatatggactgtctggcaaggagttcggagggagcaaaaacatggaccagctttgggtccccgaggaccggattgggaaatactTCTCTACATCTGCATCTATCCAAAAATGTAACCACACACTTAGTGGTTTCGACTGTGGAGGATGAAAAGGGGAAAAATGACTCTACCCAGTCACATGATTTTGCTAAATTATGTACCATGAACTGGTACCTCACATCCTGTTGCATGAACTTTAAAAAGAACTGAGATAGTAGCCTGATTTTTCATTAGCTTACTCTGTGTGACCCATAATACCAGGTGCAATGGCCTGGCAGCCATTACAAACGATTACACACCCACATTACAAAGTGTTCAACAATGATACTTTCCTTAAGTTCTTAGGTAATAGTAATTCAttaacaattaaacaataaagtCTCAGATGAAATGTCATTTGGTGGAGATTACTTTTTGACTTGAGCCAAATTGCTCTTGTTGACCTTTAATGGTTGTGAACAGACTCTGGAAATGCACAGATAAAACATCTGCGCTTGATAACGGTACAGTGGGGTCTCTTTTGCATTGGTCCTCTATGAGAAAAATAATCCCAGTTAGCATGGAGATCCCAAACTGTCCAGTAGGGGCCAGAAATGTCCCATTATTCCCTAATCCTTTGTTTACAAAGTTACCGTTAGAACTTAAGGGATCACCATGATACTGTCTATTAACTTCATGAGTCACATTTGATTATCGTGTAGCATCATTTTGGAATAAAATGGTTTAACTGCTTTATACAGTTATGTATATGAACAGAATATGAACCATTTTTTGCATATTCAATAACGTTCAGGGGATTTGATTTGCATCATTCAGTATAATGATATAattgtttaaaatataattttaaacagTACAACACACTAACTAAACATTCATTTAACATAAGCTGGGGGAGTACGGAAGTGGTGCTCTTTAACTAGTTAATCAGAGGAGATATATCcttgtgttttatttcaaaattcGAGGTCCTGAAACATTGAGGGGTGTATGAgctccttgtgtgtgtgtgtgtgtgtgtgtgtgtgtgtgtttgtgtgtgtgagtatgtatgtgtgtgtgtgtgagagagtgtgtgtgtgagagagagagagagggagagagtgagtgagtatgtgtgtgtatgtgtgtgacagatCTCGTCTTTGGCTCATGGCACTGAAATGGAATGTGTATCATTTAGCCTTACAGaaactgcccccaccccccaccccccacccccaaccccccatgcCTCTCGGTCGCCAGCCTGGGGACATTTTCAGGGCAAGTCCATGACTGATGAAAAACATTCTGCACAGGAGCGGCCAAAATTGGAGCTGTCACTCTGTGTGTTTAGTCAGCACCGAAATGATGACTTTCAGATGGGGGATTTACGTTGCTTTTTCTGGAATCAGTTCCCGTTTTGTCTTATTTCAGCGGCCATGTCTAACGTTCTCAAATTTGCCCTCGGATTTCAAAGTCAGCAAGGTTTCTGGGAATCTCTCTGAATTATTTTTTGAAATTCAAaccaattttttttcccaggaaTCTGGTTCATGCGAGAGAGTGAGTGTGGGCAACTTACACAGCATCAAACATAAATATGTAATTAAATGGGCTGCACAACAAAGTTAGCTGAAAAGCACAGCAGAAGCATTTCCTTCAAAACATAAAACCTACCCTATTCCCCATCTCTCTCACTGGCAGCACTCAAAGTAAAACATTTAAAGAGGCATTAAATCTAAATTTGAGAAGTTACCCAAATCCTATAAGgaataaaaacagaagaaaattatcagatgttGACtgggggcctgtatcacaaagtgTGATTTGCTGGTTAGCTAGATAACttttcagatttaaggtaccctaGTTTATATGAACTTTATCTTTATTTACTTATATCTAGCCCAGACAACCTTAATTAAATCTGCCAAGTTACCTTGCAAACCCGAAAACCCAGCTTAGTGATACCGGCCCCTTGAATTACCTGGTGAAGTAAAATAGGATTAGATTATAAAAAATACATAGCATTTTGCAAGTATACATCAGCGTGTTTTTCCATAAGTTCTGATCCAGTACAGGTGGCCATGACCTTGGCGTCTATCCCATGaggtgggggacaccctggatgaaaGATCAAGATTCAAGAGAATTCAAAAGATCTTTATTGCCAGCCCAtcttatatacatgtatataatcGGTATGAAATATCATCTCCCTGAGCCCCGAGGTGCTACACTAATACATTAACAATATATTATGGCATAATAAGATTTACACATTGACTAGACAACATAATTCACATGCTACATTTACACAGTGATATATTACTTGCTGTACAAGATATACTTCAAAATGGAcgcaaatacaataaaaaagtaCAGACACTGCATTGCAACTTTTGTCCTGAtccaaaactttttttttgtttgtatttgtttaaAAGTATCTTCATGCAATTGCACAGTTAGGGCCATTTAGAGTCCTTAGTTCAGCCATGTCACATATCTTTAGCTGTTGGACAGACCTGCAGTACCTGAAGGTCACCCTGCCGCTGTGCGTTTTAATGAGAAAGGTCACAGGACGTCACGTTATTCGGTCGATGCCGTCTGAGGGAGGGCGTGACGCGGCGCAAGACCATGAGAGGCCCCTTATTTCCCAAAGGTCACAGTTGTCACCGCATGCAACGCGTCGACTGAGGCTTGCAGCCCTGGGCACAAGGCGGCCCTTTCAGCCCAGCAAACGCCCCATAAAACCCCCATTGTATCGAGAAGGCACTCAGGAAGTGGGGGCAATGCCGACGGCCCCGCGGGCGCCTCCTATACGGCACGCGGGTGCCACGCCCACCAGAGTGCCGCTCGTCCTTGAAGGGATCCTGATCGCCCGCTAGCATACATGTGGcacacgggggtgggggggggggctcacccaGCCTTCCCCTCCTCAAAATGACAACACGGGTGGCGTGGCTGATGGGAAGCACGTTTCTCACAAAGCCGTCGTTCGAGGCCCAGCTTTTGCTCCCCAAACCCAGAGCAAAGTGAGAGAGGGAGGTGCCAGCATTGATGCTCAGCCCTTGTTCTGACACCTCACTGATTCCTGCTGTTCTTGTTCACCTGAACCCCCCCCACGTCTCAGAACAATTGTTAGTCTGCTGGTAGCAGGGGCTGGTATGGGCTGTGATTGGCGATGCAGTGATTAAAGACGGCCAGGGTGTCTGTACAGGGTTGTGGAGGCTGGTTTGCAGCAGCTCTCCTCTGTACTATGGTTCTGCCTCTTTCATGTGACTCATTAGCAGGGAAGCCCAAACagcggtccccccccccaacaagctGGAAGATGTGGTAAAAAGGTGATGGCTAGAAATGGACCGCCCACTGTCCAACCACATCTCCCCCTTATTTATCATCAGAGACGCACAGACTCACTGAAAGAGGTATGCGAGTATGCGATCCCCATATCTGCTATGGGTGGAAACTAAATATGTGAGGTGATGACAGACACCGAGACAAAGGTGCAAAGGAGACGGCTATGGGTAGAGAGAGCCGAGACGCTTAGATTGAAACAGTGCCAGGAATTGCCCCTGAAAGGCAGACATATTTCTTCTTGGAGTGTCTGtatttcccagaatccttcaCTCCTTCTGTATGAGGAATTCCAAGCTtcaaatatttaacattattgCAACAAATCTGAACAAAAAACAGCAAAGAGTCCAGTAAATTACATTTCTTAGATTTCTCATAGGTTCCTTGAGGGTTATCTCAAAGACAGTCACTATAACAGCTCCCCGCACCAAAGCCTCTGTGATGGTCAAAGACTCAAACTGTGAGCATCTTGACCTTGTTATGTGATCAGGAGCTCTGACACTCTAACATCTGTCAGCAGAAGGACTGGAATGACCCAAAACGTAGGTTAGAGATTATGTAAACAAATGAATTATTGAGTTGGTCTATTGATCCGAACAGGGGCACATCTTCCCTGCTGCTTCCTTCTGGGACTCCTCTCTGTCATCATTCTGGAACTTTCCGACAAGTCCTTCTGTGACGCGATGACCGTTTAACCACGTTTAATTGTATCAGTATGAGAAGCCGCCTCGCCTCCAGTTTCGGCTGCCAAACAAATTAAGACTCGCTTGATGTAACTGTTAGAGGTAATTAGCAGAGCTGGGGGAGAAAAGCTCGCCGTAAGCTGGTATCCCGGCTGAGCACCAAAGGGGTACAACTCCAAAGATCCTCTGGGGAGCCAGAGGGCGACCTTTGGATCACAGTTTAAGATAAAAGGATGATAGTTCATACAAGGTCTCCCAGTGTTGAGCCCAAGGGTCCTTCAGGAAGATGGACTGTAACAGGACTGTGACATCATCACTGCTCTGCTGTGAGCCTTTCTCTGGCACAATTTggctgctaaataaatgcagaGCTGACAGAGCAGGATTGTGGGAAATCTTAGAGACACTTACCCATGAGTGGAAGTGACTGGTTATGGAAATATCAATCTGGCTGCtgggttattttgtatttctgttGGGACATTCAtgattttttacattaaaaccaTATTCAAAGAGGTATGTGTTTGAAGAACAATGAATACCTGAAATATATGATATTGTCGCTCCCAAATATGGGTTAAACTCTGACTTGTAACTGGAGTAGAATGTGATATTTTTATGCATATATTGGATATGTACACATAGAATACAGATTTAGAATGGGCAAAATCTTGGATGTTCTAGCACTCAGCCATATTTATTAAGTAATGATTTGGTACAGTCGCATGTAAATATCAATCTCTTCCCAAAATATTTTGACCACTGTATAATATGTCTTAAAAAGTTCAACGGCAGTGTCCATCCACATGTCAGCTGTTCATTGTTTAGAGCCGGTGCAGAATTCTGGTCGCCCTGACCTGGTCCTGAGAGACCCTGGTCTGGTAGATGTTGCTTGTGGACGACCGTGGCTCATGTCTATGGTCCTggggcagaggaggtgggatgtAGGGGTGGGGCATGGTCCTGACTCAGCGGGTTGCCACGGGAGACAGCTGGCGACAGATTGCCCAGATTTTGTGTGGCGGTCCATTAGAgtcggagggggggggtgggcgagTCTAACGTAGCGGTGGCCCAGCAGGTGGGCGGGTGGGACAGCCTCGTGGAACAAAGCCTCACGCTGAGTGACTGATCAGCATCTGTACCTCCGGTCCTGTGTGCGTGTTTAATGTACATAATGCACAGAAGCGCTCCATGAAGTTTAGCAGTATTACTAATCCAGTGTTTGCTTCTTGATAGATGCGCTTCCCAGCACAGACAGAGACTTCTCAAGATGACGAGCGCTTAGATGTGATCTGAACAAGGGTGTGAACAGGGGCGTagtcacaggggcactggcctcagctgaaagctgattggtccccagaCTGCCCCCTCACTTATCaatcaccgattcaaaacatatcattggttaatgAAAAGGTTGGTCCCCGTTATGACccccacttaaaaaaaaatcctagaatttcCCCTTGATCTGAACAAAAACAAATCCCCCCACGCCCCTGCTGTTTGTGAAATTAGAGAAGAACGTGATGGTGCCACGGCAACATTGTGTctgccgggggggtggggggctgtgtGAGCGCCGCAGATTGGAGCCATGCTGAGTTCAAGAGGCCTTGTCACAGCATTGCGGAGTCCCGGTCTGGGGGTGacagagacggggggggggcttggtgtCCCAGCTGTCCTGTCCCAGCCGATGCGGGATGCCCTGTCTTCtcacaccccctgctggccagttATTCCCCCAAGCCCCACtggtcctgccccccccccccggcccttaTCCACAGGTGCTGTCAGGGGGTTCTAACAGGAGCACAGAATTGTGGGCTTAATCAGCAAAACCATGCTTGATTATTAACCCATTTACACACAAGTGTTGCCACGGCTACTCCCCAGCACTAACAAAAGAGCCCTGCCCCATTTAATGTCAAGCATGTGTACcaagagctgttttttttttggtgatcGGAAACAGGCTGAAACACCTACGGTGGGTGGGATTACAGGgtgctgtcaatcactgacAGAATTAATTCAATTGGTCCTAATAAAAGAAACTAATTAGAAGGCCTGTGATTGGCACTATAATTCCAGCCGGTCCTGCCCCACCTCTGCTATATTGGTCTTAAATTCCTTTCAGAAAAATGATCTTGTTATTGTAATAACTGCCCtatgggggcagtgtgtggctcagtgggttagattgctgtgcttgtgatcagaaggtgtTGTTCACCATTAACACATGAAATGTAAAGATACCTAGTGATTCACATGTTCAcaaaaacacacgcacacatagatTCTAAGAAACATAAAAGGACATTTATTGCGCACCTGCAAAACACATTCGCCACAATGACATTAGGTTAACTTTACACGAGTAAGATTTTCAATACCCCCCCTCCAACCCCCCAACTCTGCCTTTGGAAACAGGCTCTTTAAGTGTTCAGGAAAAAATTCCTCCCAAGGTCGTGGATAGATCCCAACCAGCTTAAAAAAATGTTCCCCCAAAGCGTAACCTATATCTGAAATACATGGAATGTTCTGGACTACCAAAGGATTATCTAGCAGAGAACCAACCAGGATCCGCACGTCAGAGATAATAAAAAACAATTGgataaatttttatttaaagctTGCTCCTGGAATCCTTGTCAGCCATGAAAGAGTTTGATGTTTATGCGTGCAAATTGTCATTTGGGCTGCGATGTCAAAGCAGCACCCAAAAAAAAGACACAGGATTTTACTGACTGGGGCTGTGATacgctgccccctgcaggaagtGTGACACATTGACAGGAGGTAAAAAGAGGAGAGGGAAGTTGAAAGACCGTGTCGTGTTTCGGAAGACAGCAGTGGAAAAACAGCGTCTTAAAACACTGCTCTAGTCGGTTGGCTGGCCCCTGCGGCATTAGATGGCATCAAATGTAACTTTGAAATGTGTTtccttcaaaacaaaacaaaaaatcttAAATTTTATAACAAAGAATTTCATGTGATTGCAAATTTTTGACCCAGACGGATTCGGAGGAAGTctaaatgtctgtttttttgaCCAACACAAAGTCATATGTGTCATTCCTTAAGCTAAAGCTGAGAATGACTTTTCTGCGGCTATGATGTTCTGTATACATAGTGTTACTGCTTACAAGTTTACTGAGTTTACTTTACAGTCTTATTCCAGTGTTTATATGCTATGCAGCTTTGCAGGGCATCCTCTCGAAAGGCCGGACACGCAACCCAACGATTGGATGTGATACGTGATAAAAACTGGCCAGAAGCAAGACAAAAAAAGTGTTTTATCAAATAAATGGAAGACAATGTGGACTCTGACAGCAGCAGTCGAGCGCAAATGGGGCCCAAATTTCAATGCCGCCGTCAACAGGTTAGGCAAGTGAGACGAGTCACGGCCCAAACAAGCCCCAAGAAGCCAAATGTTTGTCTCCTACTCGACATCCAGCAAGCCAAACCGAACAAGAACCGCAGGCCAGGCCTGAGGTGGAATCTCCCCTAATCCCCCAAGAGAGGAAAGCTCAGGAAATCCATCCGTTTGCAAAACCACTCTCAGTCAGTTTCGACGAACCAACAAGCGATTAGCTCATCGCTTGCACTCTTAAGTACACTTAATAAGAGTATTCAGATATACATAAATGGATGTAGTCTCTTATCTTGACCCAAAACAATGGTACTGCTTCTGTCATTAGAAGTTAAGTCCTTCTACCTGGCTTCAGTCCATTAATCGTACAGAACTAACAAAGTaacaaagtttttaaaaaaataacatttaaccaaaaaacaaacacacattgtACGGCTGAGATGTACAGCTTGTACTCCAGTGGTGCCTCAGTAATACTGCTAGAGGGAAGAAAATATAAAGAAGTGCACTATCACCGGGAACTGAAATGAAGTTCAATCTGTCTCTTTGGCACCAGTACGTCCTGACAGATAAACACTGGTGCAGCCATAGTGTGCTCTGTGTAGTGCGAATGCTAGGAAGGCCAAGCCCGAATGCCCAGCTTCCCAAACATCAAATGGAGGCTGCTTCTGACACACATAAACCAAAAAGGAACCAaagaaatcttgcaggcaaaaGCCCAGTAAGAGACACATGTAttcctgtcagtgtcccgaatCACGGATTAGCGCAGGAACTACTTAGCATAGCAGTTTAGCCCTGCAATCGGTGCCGCCATCTTCAGACAGGAATCTTCTTTCACTTGCCGGCACTCCCCCAGAAGTCCCGTCAGAGGTAGACGTCCATGGTATGCAAGATGGCGTGCCGGCAGAGGGGGCAGCTGTGCTGGTGGGCGGCCTGCTGCAGCAGGATGTCAGCACAGCCGCGGCACAGGCACAGGTGGCggcatggcagcagcagcacagTCTTGACGCAGTCCTGGCAGATCACACATTTCTTGCGCTCCTCGTGCTCCTTCAGCAGTGTGAGCAGGCTGGCGGCCGAATCGGCATGAAGAGGCATGTTCTGACCCTCCGACTGCCTGTCCTTACCAGGCGGGCCCAAGGGGGAGTCCAACGCACTATGGCCTGGTGGCGGCACCTGTGGCACTGCGCCGTCTCCGCCTTCCTGTCCTGATTGGTCCATGGGGAACTGGGTGTTGCCAGCTAGGCTGTCGGTCGACTCTGGGTTTGGTGGGTCTCTGTTGCTCCCCCCTCGGTCACCCCCGGAAGTCTGGGGCATCCTCGCCCCCAGCTGACTGCCCGGCCAGGGTGTCCGCTGCCAAATGGTCACCTCCAGGGTGGCCTGTGCCCGCTCTAGCGCCAACAAGTAGAGTCGGTAGAGCGCCCTCTGTAGGCGGCGCATGGGGGGCACGTTGTTGGCTCCAAGGCGGACTGGCCCGGGGCACAAGTAGATGGTGGCCACTGTGACGACAGCAGCGGTGAGCAGCAGGCCGTAGGCGTTGAGCAGGAAGACAGTGGCCAGGATGTGGCCGAGGGAGCTCAGGAACTCCAGGGCCAGCTGGCAAGGGGTCCAGAGCAGGACAGAGGTGCCCACTAGACTGCTGTGCAGGAACGTGAGCAGGGTGATGCTGAGTTCCAGTGCCTCCTGCAGGGGCCCCGACACTGTGTCCCAGGCACTGGCTACGGCCGCCAGGCAGTTCTGTGTGCCGATGAGCAGCAGGTTCACCACGGTGTTAACCAGGTAGAGCAGGAGGCTGAGCAGGATGCTGCAGGCTTCCCACGCCTGCCGTAGCACGGAGTGCCCCGACAGCAGCCCGCGGTGCAGCAGCTCCCGGGCCCGCAGCAGAACATGTGACAGCAGATGGCCCAACATCTTGCAGCTCTCCGACACACCGCCCAGCATCTGCAGCAATCCggacagcagctgcagggagCCCTGGGCCACACTGGTCACCCCCTCAGACGCAGTGAGCGCACAGAAGAGCATCAGGTTCCAACATCCAGCCGCTGAGCTACTGAGCAAGGCGGGCAGACCATGCAGGAGGCAGAGGAGGCCACCAAATAGCCGGAACAGGGAGGTGATAATCCAGAGATTCACATCCAACAGGAGGCACAGGACGTCCAGACATTTCCGAAAAGCGCAAAACACTAAGTAAATCATACCCATTTTATTTCGGCCCGGTTCAGTTAGCAGTGAAGACGGAGGAGTTTCACTTTCGAATGTCTCCGTGGGGTTTAGTTAAGGCGCCTTGCATGGGAGTGCATTACTGTGAATCCGCAGCACAGCAAAACTATCATGTCCTAGCAGTAAAAGAATCAGCTACATAGCCGTCAAATGATGATGATACGGCAAACATTTTACCCTATTATGTCAGTTCTAACGTTGTTTCTAAAAGACCCCCTACATGGCATTCTAATGTAACGGTGCAGGCGGTGAACAGTCACTTGTTTACATCCGAATTCCCATGCCCGTTCATT includes these proteins:
- the c1qtnf5 gene encoding complement C1q tumor necrosis factor-related protein 5; amino-acid sequence: MASLSLWAVLLFFLINSSNQLEDNKIPSLCTGQPGIPGSPGGHGSPGQPGRDGRDGRDAAPGEKGERGDRGEPGVSGERGFSGDRGSPGEKGERGEHGECAVAPKSAFSAKLSEARSAPVPVEGAVVFDAPLLNEQGDYNVETGRFTCRVPGVYYFTVHATVYRASLQFDLMKNGHVVASFFQFYGNWPKPASLSGGSLLHLVPGDQVWVQMALQEYNGFYSSSKTDSTFTGFLVYSDWKNSAVFAV
- the rnf26 gene encoding E3 ubiquitin-protein ligase RNF26, with protein sequence MGMIYLVFCAFRKCLDVLCLLLDVNLWIITSLFRLFGGLLCLLHGLPALLSSSAAGCWNLMLFCALTASEGVTSVAQGSLQLLSGLLQMLGGVSESCKMLGHLLSHVLLRARELLHRGLLSGHSVLRQAWEACSILLSLLLYLVNTVVNLLLIGTQNCLAAVASAWDTVSGPLQEALELSITLLTFLHSSLVGTSVLLWTPCQLALEFLSSLGHILATVFLLNAYGLLLTAAVVTVATIYLCPGPVRLGANNVPPMRRLQRALYRLYLLALERAQATLEVTIWQRTPWPGSQLGARMPQTSGGDRGGSNRDPPNPESTDSLAGNTQFPMDQSGQEGGDGAVPQVPPPGHSALDSPLGPPGKDRQSEGQNMPLHADSAASLLTLLKEHEERKKCVICQDCVKTVLLLPCRHLCLCRGCADILLQQAAHQHSCPLCRHAILHTMDVYL